In Mesorhizobium shangrilense, the genomic stretch TTCCGGGGATAGGAGAAGATAAATATCTTAGTGAAGGATTGCATGTGATGGTCGGCAAATTATAGTCTGCGCAGGCAGAGGGAGGGCTCAATGGCAGAAAAAGAAGCGAGGTCTGGTGCAGACGCACTGGCTGGAAAAGAAGAAAAGAAATCTCAACCTAATCGAGAGATAGCAGGAAATATGCCTTACACTACGAGTGTGGGCGTTTTGAAAAGAGCCCTTCAGAAAATACCAGTCAGTGAACGACCACCAAAATTCAACAAGGATTTTCTAAATACTGTTTTTGAAATCACCGGGGGGAGTTCAATACCGGTGATACCTATCCTAAAGAGAGTCGGATTTCTGACGAGCGATGGAACGCCCACGAATTATTACTCTGAGTTTCAAACGAGTGGTGGCAAAGCGTCAGCCGCGCTTCACGCGTTGAAGACAGGTTTCGCCGAGATTTTTAAACGAAATCAATATGCTCATAAGGCCGATCGAGATAAGATCGTGGATACAATTGTCAGTATCACCGGCCTGACACGCACCGATAGAATTGTTGGATATATATACGGTACGTTCAGCGCGTTCCAAGAGTATGCGCAAGGCGCAGAAGAAGTGAAGCCTGTTCCGACGACGGGAGCGAATGGGTCCGATACAGCGACGCCTACGCAGGATCGCAGCGGAAGTCCTTTATTGAGTCTTAATGGTATTTCATATCATATTAATTTGGTGCTTCCGGCAACTACAAATATAGAAATATATAATACGATATTTAGGAGTATTAGAGAAAATTTAATCAAATGATCGACCTTCAGAGATTAGAGCTTTTCGTCTTAAAATGTGCCGTTATTCAGGCGGACGTGGAAAAATTTGGCCGAATCGACAATCCCATTGCGGGGTGGGACTCTTCTGTTTCTGATAGCGGATATGACGAGTATGTGTCTCAATTTTCCGAGGATAGCCGCTCAGGTGCTCGAAAAATGGCATCGTACTATGAATTATTCTATCTAATAGAAAATGACATTCGAAGAATAATCCACGAAACTTTGGAAGAGAGCCATGGGCGATCGTGGTGGGATGTTTGTGTTGATCAAGCAGTAAAGGATGAAGTTGAGAAGAATCGTAAGAGGGAGCTCGAACTGGCTCTTTCTATCCGATCTGAGCGAGAGATAGACTATACGACTTTTGGCCAGCTTGGCGACATAATCAGAAAAAATTGGACAAATTTCGCAGGCATTATGAGCAATCAACCGGCTCTATCAAGAGTTCTGCATCAGCTTAATGTTCTACGCGGCACGATCGCCCATTGCGGTTTTCTGGCCGAAGACGAAGTTGATCGTCTCCACCTGACAATCAAGGATTGGTTCCGCGTGATGGCGGGTCCGCGATAGCCCCCTCAAGCAAAATACTCCTGCAACGGCCTGACTTCCAGGCTCCCCGCCTTCAGCGCAGCAATCGCTTCCGCCACCGCCGCCGCGCCCGACAGCGTCGTGTAATACGGCACCTTCTGCATCAGCGTGGCGCGGCGGAGCGACTTGGAGTCCGATACCGCTTTCTGGCCATCAGTCGTGTTGAACACGATCTGCACCTGGCGGTTGCGGATGGCGTCTTCGATGTGAGGACGGCCTTCCAGCACCTTGTTGATCTTCTGGGCGTCGACGCCGTTTTCGGCGAGGAAGCGTTGCGTGCCGGAGGTGGCCAGCACCTTGAAGCCGAGGCCGGCGAGGCGCTTCACCGCCGGCAGGATGCCGGCCTTGTCCTCGTCGCGCACCGAGACGAACAGCGTGCCGGAACGCGGCAGGTCGACGCCGGCGCCCAGCTGGCTCTTGGCGAAGGCCAGCGCGAAGTCGCGGTCGAGGCCCATGACCTCGCCGGTCGAGCGCATTTCCGGCCCGAGCAATATGTCGACGCCGGGGAAGCGGGCGAAGGGGAACACCGCTTCCTTGACCGCGATGTGGCCGGGGTTGCGGGCATCGGGCAGCGGGCCGTAATGGGCGAAGGCGTCTTCCAGCTTCTCGCCGGCCATGATGCGGGCGGCGATCTTGGCGATGGGACGCCCGATGGTCTTGGCGACGAAGGGCACGGTGCGCGACGCGCGCGGGTTGACCTCCAGCACATAGACCGTGCCGTCCTTGATCGCGTACTGCACGTTCATCAACCCGCCGACATTGAGCGCGCGGGCAAGGGCCGCCGTCTGGCGCTCCAACTCGTCGACCAGTTCCGAAGGCAGCGAGTGAACGGGGAGCGAGCAGGCACTGTCACCCGAATGGATGCCGGCCTCTTCGATATGCTCCAGGATGCCGGAGACGAAGGTGTCCTTGCCGTCGCAGAGGCAGTCGACATCGACCTCGATGGCGCCCGACAGATAGGTGTCGAACAGCAGCGGGTTCTTGCCCAGCAGCGTGTTGATCTGGCCGGTCTTGTCGTTGGGATACTTTTGCTTGATGTCCTCCGGCACCAGGCCAGGAACGGTGTCGAGCAGATAGGATTGCAGCATGCCTTCACTGTGGATGATCTGCATGGCGCGGCCGCCCAGCACGTAGGAGGGGCGCACCACCAGCGGGAAGCCGAGCTCGCCGGCGACGAGGCGGGCCTGCTCGACCGAATAGGCGATGCCGTTCTTCGGCTGGCTGAGGCCGAGCTTGTGCAAGAGCTTCTGGAAGCGGTCGCGGTCTTCGGCGAGATCGATCATGTCGGGCGAGGTGCCGAGGATCGGAATGCCGGCCTTCTCCAGCGCGTCGGCGAGCTTCAGCGGCGTCTGGCCGCCGAACTGGACGATGACGCCGACCAGTTCGCCCGATGTCTGTTCGACGCGCAGGATCTCCAGCACGTCTTCCGCCGTCAGCGACTCGAAATAGAGCCGGTCGGAGGTGTCGTAGTCGGTCGAGACCGTCTCCGGATTGCAGTTGATCATGATCGCTTCATAGCCGGCGTCGCGTAGCGCGAAGGCGGCGTGGCAGCAGCAATAGTCGAACTCGATGCCCTGGCCGATGCGGTTGGGGCCGCCGCCGAGGATGACGACCTTTTTCCGCGATGACACCTGCGCCTCGTCGGCCAGCGCGCCGGCGAACGGCACTTCATAGGTCGAGTACATATAGGCGGTGGGCGAGGCGAATTCGGCGGCGCAAGTGTCGATGCGCTTGAAGACCGGATGAACGTCGAGCTTGTCGCGGATTTTCGCAATCACGTCGGCGTCGGTCTTCGTCAGCGACGCGAGGCGGGCGTCCGAAAAACCCATCGCCTTCAGCATGCGCAGGTTGACGGCATCTGCGGGGATGCCGTGCTCGCGGATGCGGGCTTCCATGGCGACGATGCCGGCGATCTGTTCGAGGAACCACGGGTCGATCTTGCACATGGCGTGCACGTCTTCCAGCGAGGTGCCCATGCGGATCGCCTGCGCCACCATGCGCAGCCGGTCCGGCGTCGGCGTGCCGAGTGCTGCGCGGATGGCATTGCGGTCATCGGCGTGGTTGGCGGTGGCGGCGCCGTAGCCGAGGCCGGGGATCTCGATCTCGTCCAATCCCGTCAGGCCGGTCTCCAGTCCACGCAGCGCCTTCTGCAGCGATTCCTGGAACGTGCGGCCGATGGCCATGACTTCGCCGACCGACTTCATCGCGGTGGTCAGAACCGGCTCGGCGCCGGGGAACTTTTCGAAGGCGAAACGCGGGATCTTCGTCACCACGTAATCGATCGACGGCTCGAAGGAGGCGGGCGTGGCGCCGCCGGTGATGTCGTTCTCCAGCTCGTCCAGCGTGTAGCCGACGGCGAGCTTCGCGGCGATCTTGGCGATCGGGAAACCGGTTGCCTTCGAAGCCAAGGCCGACGAGCGCGAGACGCGCGGGTTCATCTCGATGACGACGAGACGGCCATCGGCCGGGTTGACGGCGAACTGCACGTTGGAGCCGCCGGTCTCGACGCCGATCTCCCTGAGCACCGCGATCGAGGCGTTGCGCATCATCTGGTATTCCTTGTCGGTCAGCGTCAGCGCCGGCGCGACAGTGATGGAATCGCCGGTGTGCACGCCCATCGGGTCGATGTTCTCGATCGAGCAGACGATGATGCAATTGTCCGCCTTGTCGCGGACGACCTCCATCTCATACTCCTTCCAGCCGAGTACGCTCTCCTCGATCAGCACTTCGGTGGTCGGCGAGGCGTCGAGGCCGGACTGGACGATCTCGTAGAATTCGGCGCGGTTGTAGGCGATGCCGCCGCCGGTGCCGCCCATGGTGAAGGACGGGCGGATGATGGCGGGCAGGCCGACATGGTCGAGCGCCTGGGCGGCGATCGCCATGCCGTGGCTGATGTAGCGCTGCTTGCGGTCGCCTTCGCCGAGGTTCCAGCGGGTTTCCAGCGCGTCGAGCGCCGCGTCGAGATCAGCGGGAGCTTCGGCCTTGACGGCGGCGCGCTCGGCCTCGTGCATCTTGCGGTCGGTGTTCTTGACGTCGGTGGCGTTGGCCAGCGTCGACTTCGGCGTTTCGAGCCCGATCTTGTGCATCGCCTCGCGAAACAGCGCGCGGTCCTCGGCCTTGTCGATGGCCGTGGCGTCGGCGCCGATCATCTCGACATTGTAGCGGTCGAGCACGCCCATGCGGCGCAGCGACAAAGCGGTGTTGAGCGCGGTCTGGCCGCCCATCGTCGGCAGCAGCGCGTCGGGCCGTTCCTTGGCGATGATCTTGGCGACGACCTCAGGCGTGATCGGCTCGATATAGGTGGCGTCTGCCAGTTCCGGGTCGGTCATGATGGTGGCCGGGTTGGAATTGACCAGGATGACGCGGAAACCCTCTTCCTTCAGCGCCTTGCAGGCCTGAGTGCCGGAATAGTCGAACTCGCAGGCCTGGCCGATGACGATGGGGCCGGCCCCGATGATCAGGATCGACTTGATGTCAGTGCGTCTTGGCATGGCGAAGTTCCGTTTGGCGGGCGGCTTGCACAAAAAACCGGGACGGGAAGACCCGGCCGGTTGTGCTCGCGATTCTGGTATCAGGCTAGGTGGGCCTTATAGGGAAGAGTTTTGGCGGATGTAACCCCGAAAATGAGGGATTAGGCAGTAGGGCAGTAGGGCAGTAGGGCAGTAGGGCAGTAGGGCAGTAGGGATGGTCACTCCCGGCCCTTCACATACTGCCTTACTGCCCTACTGCCTTATTCCCCTTAACCCTCAATCCCCGAACGCCAGCGTGTCCGTGATCTCGAAGCGCTCGGAGACGCCGACGCGGATCATGCTCAGGCTGCCTTCGCGGGTGAAGCGGAAATCGCTGCGCGCGTTCGAGCCGGCGGGCATGCCGGCGTAGAAGGAGATGACGCGCGTGCCGCCATCCGGCCAGGTCACGGTGACGTCGGCCTTGTCGCCGCCATTGCGCACGACGCTGACCTCGCAGCGCGTCATCGGCTGGCCGACATAGCGGGCACAAGGAATCTCGCCGGTGGCATCGGGAGCGCGCGCCAGCGCCGTCGGCGGTTCGACACGCGCGACGGTTTGCGGGTCGATGGACTGCGGGTCCACGGTTTTCGGGTTTGTCGCCGGCGCCGCGCCTGCCAGTTCAGGACGTGGTGTCGGAACCGGAATTGCTGACGTGACAGGGGCTGCGGCATCGTCGGTGGGGTCGTTCGCTGCCGTCACGGCGGGCGTCGCATCGGCTGCTGGTGCGTTGGCTGCCGGGGCGTCGGATGCCTGGCCGTCGGCTGCCTGGGCCGGGCTCGGCGCCTGCCCGGTCTGGTCCGGCGGGACCTCGGCGGCCGCGTGATTGTCCTTCGCCGCGAAGGCCAGGCCGTAGGCATCCTGCATGGCGGCGCGGCCGATCGCGGCGGCGGAATTCACAGCGGTTTCCGCCGCGTGGTCGGCGCTGCCCAGCCGCGCCGCCAGATCGGGCGGCGGGGCAGGCGGGGGCTGTTGCGAAGCAGGCGGCGGCGTGGCTTCGGCCAAGGGGCTCGCGGGCCCGGTCGACGGAGCCGCGCTGGCCGTTGCAACGGTTTGCGACGCGCTGGTGGCGGGCTCGGCGGGCTTGTCGGTGGCGACCGCCGGCGCCACGACAGGATCCGTCAGAGGCGTGGCATCGGCGACAGGTGCGGGATTGGTCGGGATCAGGTAGCGGGCAGGGGCCCAGCCGCCCACCTTGGGATTGTCGACGTCCTCGACCTTGCACCATTGATGGCCGTTGACATCGTTGCAGCCGAGGTTCTTCACGCTGGAACCATTGGGCAGCCGCGCCTGAAGCCTGCCGATCGGTGATGCCGTGGCGCGGACATTCAGCATATCGTCAGGCGCAAGACCGCTGACAATCGAGATGACGAGCGGCGATTCCTCGGCGATGGCCGGCAGCGCCGTGAACAACACCGGGGCGGCAAGCAGCGCGTGCAACGTCGTTCGGAGCGTAACTGTGCGCCTCATCACCTGGCCGTGGGCGATAGATTTTCATCGAAGGCGCGCTCAGGCACCAAGGCGCCACCGCATGCCACGGCGGGTTTATAAGGGACGAAGCGGCGACATGTCACCCCGAAAATGCTTTGCCGGAGACCGGGAGTCCTGTCGCGGTTCAACGGGGCATGAAGCCGGTGCGCAGCGCATAGGCCCATTCCGGCCGTCCCGCCTGCTCGGCCTGGCGCGCCGCCGCCTCATGGTCGTAGTCGACGGCAACCGTCTCGAAACGGTCGGGATTGCCCGCTTCGCCCAGTGTAACGATACCGTAGCGTGCATGGGGCGAACCCTGTTCGGACACATGCGCCGGTGGCGTTGAATCGTCATAGGCCGGGCAGCCGATGCTGCCCGGATTGAAGATGACGGGACCGCCGGGCAAGCGGATCAATTCGCTGCGATGGCTGTGGCCGCACAGCACGATGCGGTAAATAGGGTCGAGATTTCCAAGCCGCCGCTGGATGGTGGCGATGGGCGCGCGTACCAGATGGCCATCGACCACCGCGTCGGTCAGGTATTTCTCATCGTGCTCGGGACGGGCGTGGAAGGCGATGACGCCAGGCGCGATCTCCAGCGTCAGCGGCTGGGCGAACAGGGCTTCGCGCTGCGCCTCTGTCAGCCGCTCCTGCGCGTAGCGGTCGGAAGGCCACATCTCGTCGTCGGCCGGGTCGGCGGCGACACGGCGGTCGTGGTTGCCACGCACCGTCGGCAGGGCGAGCGCTTCCAGACGCGCAAACGTCTCGCGTGGCCAGAGCGGGCCGGAGACGCTGTCGCCGAGATTGACGGTGAGGTCGGTGCCGCCGCGCTGCTTCAGGTCGCGCAGCACGGCTTCCAGCGCCAGTACATTGCCGTGGATATCAGCGAGAACGGCAATGCGCATGGAAGGCTCCTTGTCTTGAGTGGCTGAGCCTCGAACCGCGAAATGGCCGACGTTGCCCCCTTCTTTCGTAGCAAGGCCTTGAGATTTGTCGAGGGTGGGTATAGATAGGATACAATTAGTTAGTATGCTATCTATTATGTTGCTACCGATGACCACTGCCACACAGAGATTTGAGATCCTCGAGGAGACCGCGCGTGTCAGCCGCAAGATCCGCACCCTGTTCGACGCCAGGGTGCGCGAGCGCGGGCTGACGCTGGCGCGGGCCCGCACGCTGTTGCGCATCGCGCGTTGCGAGGCGGCCAATCAAAAGGAACTCGCCGACGAACTCGAGATCGAGACGGCAACGCTGGTGCGCATCATCGACGGGCTGGAGACACAAGGCCTGATCGAGCGGCACGAGGTCGAGGGCGACCGCCGCGCCAAGCAGGTCGTGCTGACCAGGGAAGGCGAGGCGCTGGCTGATGTCGTCGAACTCGTGGCTGCGCAGGTCGGCAGGGAAGTGCTGGCGGGCATCCCCAAGCACGAGCTTCGGTCGGCGCACGGCAGCCTGCGCAAGATGGCTGTCAACATCGAGAGCGCGGCCGGCCGTTTCGCCGAACTCGAGCCGGTGATTGGAAAATAGCGGTGTCAACCTTCGACACATCCGATCCCGAGGCGGTGCGGCGTCGTCGCGCCGCCAAACGCGCAACGGGCGACAACGACAATCGCGATGCGCCGGTTATTGTTGAAGAGCCGAAGGCCGATGTGGCGGAAGCGGGCGAGCCCCTCCAACCAACCCGCCAGCGCAGGCGCCGCCCCTGGCAGACACCGGTTGAACCGCCGGCCTCGCTGCCGGCACCGGCGCCCTATGTGCCCCGGCATCCGTTCGTGGCGCTCTGTTATGCCGCGACCTCGGTGATGATCGCCATCACCTATGGTCTGGGGCTGAATTTCGTCAATGCCAACCTTCTCCAGGTGTCCGGTGAATTCTCCGCCACCACCAACGAGGCGGTGTGGCTGACGGCAGCCTATATGGCGCCCAATGTCAGCCTGTCGCTGCTGCTGGTGAAGATCCGGGCGCAGTATGGCCTGAGGCAATTCGCCGAGCTCGCCATCGTCATCTTCATCGTCGTCAACGGGCTGCACCTGTTCACCCACGACCTCGGCACGGCGATCGTCGCCCGCTTCTTCGCTGGCGTTGCGGCGGCACCGATGTCGACGCTGAGCCTCCTCTATATCCTCGAATGTTTCCCGCCGGAACGGAAGATGACCATCGGCATGCCGATGGCCATGATCAATATCGGGCTGGGCTCGCCGATCGCCCGGCTGATCTCGCCGGCCCTGCTCGATCTCGGCGGCTGGCAGCCGATCTATCTGCTGGAAGTCGGCCTGGCGCTGATCAGCCTGGCGTTGATCTACACGCTGCCGCTGACCTCACCGCCCAAGGTCAAGGTGCTCGGCTTCATGGATGTCGTCAGCTACCTCTTCCTCGCCGTCGGCTTCGGCACGCTGGCCATCGTGCTGTCGGTCGGCCGCTACTATTGGTGGCTGGAGGCCCCGTGGCTGGGCTGGCTGCTGGTTGCCTCCATCGTCTGCCTCGTCACTGTGGCGGTGATCGAGCTCAACCGAAAATATCCGCTGCTCGACATCAAGTGGCTGTCGTCGCCGGAGATCCTGCATTTCGCCGGCGTGCTGCTGATGTTCCGCGTGTTGATGACCGAGCAGTCGAGTGGCATCAGCGGCTTCTTCCAGCAGGCCGGCCTGCTCAACGACCAGCAGACGACGCTCTATGCGATCATCCTCTGCGCCACCATCGCCGGCGGCGTTGCCTGCGCGGCGGTGCTGAAGCCGGGGCGGGAGCCGGCGATCCATGTCGTCGCGCTCTGCCTGATGGCGATCGGCGCCTTCATGGATTCGCGGCTGACCAGCCAGACGCGGCCCGAGCAGATGTATGTCAGCCAGGCGCTGATCGCGGTGGCGAGCTCCCTGTTCCTGGCGCCGGCCCTGGCGATGGGTTTCGTCAACGCGCTGAAGAAGGGCATGAACTACATGCTGAGCTTCGTCGTCGTCTTCCTGTTCACGCAGAGCATTGGCGGCCTGATCGGCTCGGCGATCTTCGGCACGCTCGTCATCCTGCGCGAAAAATTCCATTCGGCTGGTATCGTCGAGCATCTGGCGATGACCAATCCGGCGGTCGCCCAGCGAATTTCGCAGCTCGGTGGCGCCTATTCGCATGTGCTGACCGATCCGGTGCTGCGCCAGGCGGAAGGCGTCGCGCTGCTCGCCCAGCAGGCGACGCAGGAAGCCTATGCGCGCGCCTATGGCGACGTGTTCCTCTTGATCGCCATCGCCTCGGCCTTCGCCGTCGCGGTGCTCGTGCTGCGGATGGCATGGCGCCAGCTCGGCACTCTCCTGCGTTCCGCAGCAGTGGCGGCGTGACCAGAAATTCGGTGTAAAGTCAGATGTCCAAGATCCTCAAATCCTTCTCCACCTATCTTGCCCTTGCCGCCGGCATCGTCGGCGTGCTGGTCGTCCTCTATGCGTGGCAGCTGCCGCCCTTCGAGAGCAGCATCGAGCAGACCGACAATGCCTATGTGCGCGGCAACGTCACCATGCTCAGTCCGCAGGTGGCCGGCTATGTGGCTGAGGTGCCGGTGACCGATTATGCCGATGTGAAGAAGGGCGATCTGATCGTGCGCATCGACGACAAGCCCTATGCCCAGAAACTGGAGCAGGCGCGCGCCACGTTGGCCAGCAAGAGTGCGGCGCTGTCGGCCTCCGACCAGGCCGAGGCGGCCAGCCGCGCGCAGATCACGCTGGCCGAGGCCGGCATCGCCAGCGCCAAGGCGGCCGATGATCTGGCGCGCGCCAATCTCAGGCGCGGCGAGCAACTGATCGCCAAGGGATTTTCGACGCAAAGCGATGTCGACGTGGTGCGCAATGCCGTCAGCCAGTCGGATGCCGCCATGCGCGAGGCCGATGCCAGGCTCGAAGTCGCCAGGCAAGCGCTTGCCCAGACGCTGGTCAGCCGCCAATCCCTGCATGCCGATGTCGACCAGGCACAGGCTGCGGTGCGGTTGGCCGAGATCGACTTGGCGAACACGCGTATCGTGGCGCCGGAAGACGGCACGCTGGGCACCGTCGGCGCCTCGTTCGGCGCCTACGTCACGGCCGGTTCGCAACTCACCAGCCTGGTGCCGGAGCGCAAATGGGTGATCGCCAATTTCAAGGAGACGCAGGTCGCGCTGCTCAAGGTCGGCCAGCCTGCCAGCTTCCGCGTCGATGCGCTGAACCGCGCCGAGATACGCGGCCACATCACACGGTTCTCGCCGGCGGCCGGATCGGAATTCGCCGTCATCAAGGCCGACAATTCGAGCGGCAATTTCACCAAGGTGGCGCAGCGCATCCCCGTGCGCATCGAGATCGACGAAGGCCAGGACCTCGCTGCGATGCTGGCTCCCGGCATGTCGGTGATCGTCAGCGTCGACACGGATGCCGCGCCGAGCAGGCTGTAGCCATATTAGTCAGGGCATCAGCGGTTTCGGAGGGGCGGGAATTCAGGCAGGGATTTCGATGTCGTGTCCGCCGACCGCCGGCAGCGCCGGATCATCGCCGGCTGCCGCGATAACGCTGTCGAGCAGGCCCGGGAAGCGGGCGTCGAGATCGGCGCGGCGCAGCGTGATCATCCGGTTTGTACCGACCACTTCGGCGCGGGTGACGCCGGCCTCGCGCAATTTGGCCAGGTGATAGCTCAGATTGGTCTTTGAGCCGAGATCGAGGAACTGGCTGCAGTTCAGCGGCACGCCTTCCTTGCTGGCGAGATAGCGCACGATGGCGAGCCGCGTCGGGTCGCCGAGCACGCCAAGCACGATCGGCAGGCTGATCTGGTCCGTATTGGGGTGGGGCAAGGTCATGCCTGGAAACTAAGCACAGTTCGAGCCGATTTCAACGCATCTGTCCTGCTGTGGGCGTGCACACTGTTTCTCCCGTTTGGTGATTGCCGACCGACCGTGGCGACCGCCCGTGCTGACACAGGGCTGTCAGGAGGGTTCAGCTATTTTCCCCTGGCTTCATTGACATCATGCCCTGCTATGTCCAATTGTTCAATAACTTTTGAACTAAGGACACCCGCAATGGACAAGCGCCTCTTCTGGCTTGCGCTCGGATCGTTCACGATCTCGACCGAAGGCTTCGTCATCTCCAGCCTGCTGCCCGACATCGCCAGGGATGCCGGCATCTCCATTCCTCTGGCCGGCACGCTGATCACCGCCTTTGCGCTCGCCTATGCCGTGGGTACGCCCATCCTGGCGACGCTGACCGGCGAATGGGACCGGCGCCGCGTCATCCTGTGGACGCTGGTGTTCTTCGTCGTCGGCAACGTTGTCGCCGCCATGAGTTCTTCCTTCGAAGTGCTGTTGATCGCACGCATCATCATGGCGCTGTCATCCGGCCTGTTCGCCGCGACCGCGCAGGGCACAGCCGTGGCACTCGTCGATGATCATCACCGCGCCCGCGCCATTGCCGTCGTGGTCGGCGGCACCACGGTGGCCGTGGCCGTCGGCGCGCCGATCGGGGCGCTGGTCGCGGCCTTTGCCGGCTGGCGCGGCACCTTCTATGCCATCGCTGGCCTTGGCGCGCTGGCTGGCGCTATCCTCTGGTACCGGCTGCCGCGTGGCATCGTCGGCACCAAGCTGCCGCTGAAGCGCAGGCTGGCGGCCGCCATGCGTCCGGGCGTTATGCCGATCCTTTTCACGACATTGCTGGCGCTGACCGGCGCCTTCACCGTCTTTGCCTATGTCGCGCCGCTGGCCATCGAGGGCGGCGGGCTGAGCGAGATCGCACTGCCCGGCATGCTCTTGGCCTTCGGCGTCGGCGCGGTCATCGGCAATATTGCCGGCGGCCAGGCAGCCGACCGTTTCGGCGCCACCCGCACGGTCGGCTGGTCGCTGGCGCTGAGCGCCACCATGCTGGTCATGCTGTCGGTCATCCCGACATTCCTGCCGCAGCATATCGCCGGCCCGGCGCTGATGGCGATGATGGTGCCGTGGGGCATCGTCGGCTGGGCGTTCCCGCCGGCGCAAGCCAGCCGCATCATCAAGCTGGCACCTGATGCGGCCCCCATCGTGCTGTCGCTCAACGGCTCGGCGCTTTATCTCGGCGTGGCGCTGGGCGCGGTGGTCGGCGGTGGCGTGCTGCGCTACGGCCTACCGGCCGACCTTGGCCTGATCGCCGCCGCTTTCCCGTTGATCGGGCTCGGCATCGTGCTGGCCGGGCGGATGCTGGCCAGGCCCGTCGCCATGCCTGCCGAATAGGCTCTGTATGTAACGCCGGCCTGACGCTTCAGGGCGTGGTCGGCAGGTCGAAATCCAGCGCGGCGATATCATCGAGCACCGCGCGCAACCTTGCCGCCTTTTCCTTGCCCACCACGTCCTCGAAACGCTGTTGAGCGACGTGCCACAGCTTCATCGCTTCCTCGAGCTTGGCTAGGCCTTGCGGCGTCAGCCGCACCCGCTTGATGCGGCGGTCGGTCGGGTCGGCGAAGGTCTCGACATAGCCGTCGCGGATCAAAGGCTTCAGCGTGTGGCCAAGCGCCGACAGGTCCATGACCAGGGCCGCGGCAATGGCTGACATGGCCGGCTCGTCGCCGATATGGATCTGGTAGAGCAGG encodes the following:
- a CDS encoding DUF5343 domain-containing protein — translated: MAEKEARSGADALAGKEEKKSQPNREIAGNMPYTTSVGVLKRALQKIPVSERPPKFNKDFLNTVFEITGGSSIPVIPILKRVGFLTSDGTPTNYYSEFQTSGGKASAALHALKTGFAEIFKRNQYAHKADRDKIVDTIVSITGLTRTDRIVGYIYGTFSAFQEYAQGAEEVKPVPTTGANGSDTATPTQDRSGSPLLSLNGISYHINLVLPATTNIEIYNTIFRSIRENLIK
- a CDS encoding Swt1 family HEPN domain-containing protein translates to MIDLQRLELFVLKCAVIQADVEKFGRIDNPIAGWDSSVSDSGYDEYVSQFSEDSRSGARKMASYYELFYLIENDIRRIIHETLEESHGRSWWDVCVDQAVKDEVEKNRKRELELALSIRSEREIDYTTFGQLGDIIRKNWTNFAGIMSNQPALSRVLHQLNVLRGTIAHCGFLAEDEVDRLHLTIKDWFRVMAGPR
- the carB gene encoding carbamoyl-phosphate synthase large subunit → MPRRTDIKSILIIGAGPIVIGQACEFDYSGTQACKALKEEGFRVILVNSNPATIMTDPELADATYIEPITPEVVAKIIAKERPDALLPTMGGQTALNTALSLRRMGVLDRYNVEMIGADATAIDKAEDRALFREAMHKIGLETPKSTLANATDVKNTDRKMHEAERAAVKAEAPADLDAALDALETRWNLGEGDRKQRYISHGMAIAAQALDHVGLPAIIRPSFTMGGTGGGIAYNRAEFYEIVQSGLDASPTTEVLIEESVLGWKEYEMEVVRDKADNCIIVCSIENIDPMGVHTGDSITVAPALTLTDKEYQMMRNASIAVLREIGVETGGSNVQFAVNPADGRLVVIEMNPRVSRSSALASKATGFPIAKIAAKLAVGYTLDELENDITGGATPASFEPSIDYVVTKIPRFAFEKFPGAEPVLTTAMKSVGEVMAIGRTFQESLQKALRGLETGLTGLDEIEIPGLGYGAATANHADDRNAIRAALGTPTPDRLRMVAQAIRMGTSLEDVHAMCKIDPWFLEQIAGIVAMEARIREHGIPADAVNLRMLKAMGFSDARLASLTKTDADVIAKIRDKLDVHPVFKRIDTCAAEFASPTAYMYSTYEVPFAGALADEAQVSSRKKVVILGGGPNRIGQGIEFDYCCCHAAFALRDAGYEAIMINCNPETVSTDYDTSDRLYFESLTAEDVLEILRVEQTSGELVGVIVQFGGQTPLKLADALEKAGIPILGTSPDMIDLAEDRDRFQKLLHKLGLSQPKNGIAYSVEQARLVAGELGFPLVVRPSYVLGGRAMQIIHSEGMLQSYLLDTVPGLVPEDIKQKYPNDKTGQINTLLGKNPLLFDTYLSGAIEVDVDCLCDGKDTFVSGILEHIEEAGIHSGDSACSLPVHSLPSELVDELERQTAALARALNVGGLMNVQYAIKDGTVYVLEVNPRASRTVPFVAKTIGRPIAKIAARIMAGEKLEDAFAHYGPLPDARNPGHIAVKEAVFPFARFPGVDILLGPEMRSTGEVMGLDRDFALAFAKSQLGAGVDLPRSGTLFVSVRDEDKAGILPAVKRLAGLGFKVLATSGTQRFLAENGVDAQKINKVLEGRPHIEDAIRNRQVQIVFNTTDGQKAVSDSKSLRRATLMQKVPYYTTLSGAAAVAEAIAALKAGSLEVRPLQEYFA
- a CDS encoding SH3 domain-containing protein codes for the protein MRRTVTLRTTLHALLAAPVLFTALPAIAEESPLVISIVSGLAPDDMLNVRATASPIGRLQARLPNGSSVKNLGCNDVNGHQWCKVEDVDNPKVGGWAPARYLIPTNPAPVADATPLTDPVVAPAVATDKPAEPATSASQTVATASAAPSTGPASPLAEATPPPASQQPPPAPPPDLAARLGSADHAAETAVNSAAAIGRAAMQDAYGLAFAAKDNHAAAEVPPDQTGQAPSPAQAADGQASDAPAANAPAADATPAVTAANDPTDDAAAPVTSAIPVPTPRPELAGAAPATNPKTVDPQSIDPQTVARVEPPTALARAPDATGEIPCARYVGQPMTRCEVSVVRNGGDKADVTVTWPDGGTRVISFYAGMPAGSNARSDFRFTREGSLSMIRVGVSERFEITDTLAFGD
- a CDS encoding metallophosphoesterase family protein, translating into MRIAVLADIHGNVLALEAVLRDLKQRGGTDLTVNLGDSVSGPLWPRETFARLEALALPTVRGNHDRRVAADPADDEMWPSDRYAQERLTEAQREALFAQPLTLEIAPGVIAFHARPEHDEKYLTDAVVDGHLVRAPIATIQRRLGNLDPIYRIVLCGHSHRSELIRLPGGPVIFNPGSIGCPAYDDSTPPAHVSEQGSPHARYGIVTLGEAGNPDRFETVAVDYDHEAAARQAEQAGRPEWAYALRTGFMPR
- a CDS encoding MarR family winged helix-turn-helix transcriptional regulator; the encoded protein is MTTATQRFEILEETARVSRKIRTLFDARVRERGLTLARARTLLRIARCEAANQKELADELEIETATLVRIIDGLETQGLIERHEVEGDRRAKQVVLTREGEALADVVELVAAQVGREVLAGIPKHELRSAHGSLRKMAVNIESAAGRFAELEPVIGK